ATTGGAATGGGGCTGATGGACATCTCCGATCGACGAGCCCGCAATGGCACCCTCACCCAGATCACCGATACCTTTGGCCTGGGTGGTATCATTCCACCAGGAGGCCCCTACGGGGGCTCATTCATCGGACCGGGGCCGCTCTTGGACGATGTTCCTTCGGGGCGTACCACCTCGACGACCGCGGGAACGATTCGCGGATCCCGCGATCTGGAAGCCACCTTGGTTAGCCTGCGGTTCGGGCCTTACCTGCACTATCCCGCCGGGGATAAGTGGGCGTTTTCCTTGAGCGCAGGCCCTGCCCTGACGCTGGTCAACGCAGATTTCAGTTATCGAGATACGTTCGCTGCCGGAGGGACCACCTCGGGTTCAGACAGCGACAGCTCGGTCTCCTTCGGTGCTTACATCGACGGCAGAGTTCACTACTCCTTTAACGAGAAGTGGAGCATGTTTGGAGGTCTGCAATATCAGTATCTGCAAGGAACAACCATCCGAGCGCAAAACAAACAGGCGAAGCTCAGCATGAGCGCCGGGCTCTGGTTGGAACTGGGCGTCGGCTATACGTATTAGGCAAGGATTCCGCGAACCACTTGGCCGTGGACATCGGTGAGCCTATAGTCCCGGCCCTGGAACCGGTAGGTGAGACGTTCGTGATTGAATCCCAGGAGATGAAGCATCGTGGCCTGAAGATCGTGAACGTGGACCTTGTCCTGGGCGACGCTAAAGCCCAGCTCATCGGATTCCCCATACATCGTGCCGCCGCGAATGCCGCCACCCGCGAGCATCATGCTGTAGCAGTCCGGGAAATGATCGCGGCCGAGGATATCACTCTTGGCGGTCCGTCCTTCTCGGAACGGAGTTCGACCGAACTCGCCGCCCAACACCACTAACGTCTCATCGAGAAGGCCGCGCTGCTTCAAGTCGCGGATCAAAGCCGCCACCGGCCGATCCATCGTCGCACATTTCTTGGTGAGTCCATCCCGGATATCCTCACTCGGGCCTGTACCGTGGAAATCCCAGCCCCAATCAAAAAGCTGAACGTAGCGGACCCCCTGCTCCACCAGACGCCGGGCCAGCAAGCAGTTATTGGCGAAGCTGGCTTCCCCCGGCTTCGCTCCATACGCCGCCAGGGTATCGGCCGACTCCCGGTTAATATCCATGACCTCAGGAACGGAAACCTGCATCCGATAGGCCAGCTCGTACTGAGCGATACGGGTCTGGGTTTCGGGATGCCCTAGCTCCTTCCCCTGAATTTGATTCAAATCCCTGAGCGTATCCAAACTCATGCGTCGCAGTTCTCGATCAAATCCCGCCGGATCCGAGGCGTAAAGCACCGGATCGCCTTTGGAACGACACTGGACTCCCTGATACACCGAAGGGAGGAAACCGCTACCGAAGGAGTTACGACCGCCGTTCGGCTGCACCCCGCTCGAAATCAGAACGACAAAGCCGGGCAGATTCTCATTGTCCGACCCCAATCCATACGTCACCCAGGATCCAAAGGACGGTCGCCCAGACCGAGGAGAGCCGGTGTAGACCAACAGCTCAGCAGGCGCATGATTGAACTGGTCCGTGGTCATGGAACGAACCACGCACAGATCGTCAGCGACGCCCTGCAAGTGCGGCAGGGCATCCGACAGCCAAACGCCCCCCTGACCATACTGTTTGAAGGTACGCGGGGTGCCCAGCAGCTTAGGGGTCCCCGAGGTGAAAGCGAACCGCTTGCCTTTCAAAAACGCGTCCGGGCAATCCTGCCCGTTTCGCTTCACCAACTCAGGCTTGTAGTCAAACAAATCCAAGTGCGGCGGCGATCCTGTCAGGTGCAGGTAGATCACCCTTTTGGCGGGTGCTCGAAAATGCGGCGGTTTGGGGGACAGCGGATCAGCCGCCGGGATGGCATCGGATCGCGAGGCGTTGGCCAACAGCGATCCCAGAGCCAAGGCTCCCACTCCATTGGCAGAGCGATGTAAAAAATGCCGCCGAGTCAGGTTCTGTAAGGCTTCGAGATGGGGGATCATAGGAATTCCTGATGCGATCAGCGCTTCATCAACGTTTCGTCCAAGTTCAGCAAGACATTGCCAA
This genomic stretch from Verrucomicrobiales bacterium harbors:
- a CDS encoding DUF1501 domain-containing protein, which encodes MIPHLEALQNLTRRHFLHRSANGVGALALGSLLANASRSDAIPAADPLSPKPPHFRAPAKRVIYLHLTGSPPHLDLFDYKPELVKRNGQDCPDAFLKGKRFAFTSGTPKLLGTPRTFKQYGQGGVWLSDALPHLQGVADDLCVVRSMTTDQFNHAPAELLVYTGSPRSGRPSFGSWVTYGLGSDNENLPGFVVLISSGVQPNGGRNSFGSGFLPSVYQGVQCRSKGDPVLYASDPAGFDRELRRMSLDTLRDLNQIQGKELGHPETQTRIAQYELAYRMQVSVPEVMDINRESADTLAAYGAKPGEASFANNCLLARRLVEQGVRYVQLFDWGWDFHGTGPSEDIRDGLTKKCATMDRPVAALIRDLKQRGLLDETLVVLGGEFGRTPFREGRTAKSDILGRDHFPDCYSMMLAGGGIRGGTMYGESDELGFSVAQDKVHVHDLQATMLHLLGFNHERLTYRFQGRDYRLTDVHGQVVRGILA